The following coding sequences are from one Streptomyces venezuelae window:
- a CDS encoding NAD-dependent protein deacetylase, which produces MRTRPTLTWEPQGDLPPASTDLSAVVAAVRAGGVVVLSGAGLSTESGIPDYRGEHGAFRRNHVPMTYQEFIGSEDARRRYWARSQLGRRSMAGARPNTGHRAVAALAEAGLVTGVITQNVDGLQQAAGAPNVVELHGTLGRVICLDCGAAYDRATLDERLRRANPGFEETAARHRAARVNPDGDVDLPDEAVSGFRTVACTACGTGVLKPDVVFFGENVPPERVAVCRSLIDGATTVLVLGSSLTVMSGLRFVRQAAQSGTPVLIVNQGPTRGDRLATRVDLPLDRALTDVARQVLPPS; this is translated from the coding sequence ATGCGGACGCGACCCACGTTGACCTGGGAGCCGCAGGGCGACCTGCCTCCGGCCTCGACCGACCTCTCGGCGGTCGTCGCCGCGGTGCGCGCGGGAGGCGTCGTCGTGCTCAGCGGGGCGGGCCTCTCCACGGAGTCCGGCATCCCGGACTACCGCGGTGAGCACGGCGCGTTCCGCCGCAATCACGTGCCGATGACGTACCAGGAGTTCATCGGCAGCGAGGACGCGCGGCGGCGGTACTGGGCGCGCAGCCAGCTCGGCCGCCGGTCCATGGCGGGGGCCCGCCCGAACACGGGCCACCGCGCGGTGGCGGCCCTGGCCGAGGCGGGTCTCGTCACCGGGGTGATCACGCAGAACGTCGACGGGCTGCAGCAGGCCGCCGGCGCACCGAACGTGGTGGAGCTGCACGGCACCCTCGGCCGCGTCATCTGCCTGGACTGCGGTGCCGCGTACGACCGCGCGACGCTCGACGAGCGGCTGCGCCGGGCCAACCCCGGCTTCGAGGAGACCGCCGCCCGGCACCGCGCGGCGCGGGTGAACCCGGACGGCGACGTGGACCTGCCCGACGAGGCCGTCAGCGGCTTCAGGACGGTGGCGTGCACGGCCTGCGGCACGGGCGTCCTCAAGCCGGACGTGGTGTTCTTCGGCGAGAACGTCCCGCCCGAGCGGGTGGCCGTGTGCCGGAGCCTCATCGACGGAGCGACCACCGTGCTGGTCCTCGGCTCGTCCCTGACGGTCATGTCGGGCCTGCGCTTCGTGCGCCAGGCCGCACAGTCCGGCACCCCGGTCCTGATCGTGAACCAGGGCCCCACCCGCGGTGACCGCCTCGCCACCCGCGTCGACCTCCCCCTGGACCGCGCCCTGACGGACGTGGCGCGGCAAGTCCTGCCGCCCTCCTGA
- a CDS encoding FUSC family protein — MLLIAKRVLAATLSWWIAYDFLNATSPAFAPFSAVLIMNVTLQKSVWQTLRYIAAVVVGVAVQAAIGFSAGPDLFAFVVVAAIALSLGQWTALGEQRSQVATAAFFAFSTYSAAATNADRALQLGQIILLVLIGCGIGLVVNLCIAPPLRYRSAEQGLRVLAAEIEYLLDDMAEGLSSGDVDADRAEQWRKAGERVQDAVGQARTGLSTAENSVPFNPRRLLPAHRGYLSFDRFRQALGAMERAVYQLASLTRSLGRWSETEDTYTYGPALEAYADFAASLRDIVHVLVELDSDTLSEQAKEMCGLATTAQEALEKVLEAAQEHKLPLADASRPYGVLIVEATRLMEEFQNTCDVLQDTADA; from the coding sequence GTGCTTCTCATCGCGAAGCGCGTGCTCGCGGCGACGCTGTCGTGGTGGATCGCGTACGACTTCCTGAACGCCACGTCCCCCGCCTTCGCACCGTTCTCCGCGGTGCTGATCATGAACGTCACGCTCCAGAAGTCGGTGTGGCAGACGCTCCGCTACATCGCCGCGGTCGTCGTCGGCGTGGCGGTGCAGGCCGCGATCGGCTTCAGCGCGGGACCCGACCTGTTCGCCTTCGTCGTGGTCGCCGCCATCGCGCTGAGCCTCGGCCAGTGGACGGCGCTGGGCGAGCAGCGCTCCCAGGTCGCCACCGCCGCGTTCTTCGCCTTCTCGACGTACTCCGCCGCCGCCACGAACGCCGACCGGGCCCTCCAGCTCGGGCAGATCATCCTCCTCGTCCTCATCGGCTGCGGCATCGGTCTCGTCGTCAACCTGTGCATCGCGCCCCCGCTGCGCTACCGCAGCGCCGAGCAGGGCCTGCGCGTCCTCGCCGCGGAGATCGAGTACCTGCTGGACGACATGGCCGAGGGCCTGAGCAGCGGTGACGTGGACGCCGACCGGGCCGAACAGTGGCGCAAGGCGGGCGAGCGCGTGCAGGACGCGGTGGGCCAGGCGCGGACCGGGCTGAGCACGGCGGAGAACAGCGTGCCGTTCAACCCGCGCCGCCTGCTCCCCGCCCACCGCGGCTACCTCAGCTTCGACCGCTTCCGGCAGGCACTCGGCGCCATGGAACGCGCCGTCTACCAGCTGGCCTCGCTGACCCGCAGTCTCGGCCGGTGGAGCGAGACGGAGGACACGTACACCTACGGTCCCGCCCTGGAGGCCTACGCCGACTTCGCCGCGAGCCTGCGCGACATCGTGCACGTCCTCGTCGAACTCGACTCCGACACGCTGTCCGAGCAGGCCAAGGAGATGTGCGGGCTCGCCACCACCGCCCAGGAGGCACTGGAGAAGGTGCTCGAAGCGGCGCAGGAGCACAAGCTGCCGCTGGCCGACGCGTCCCGCCCGTACGGCGTCCTCATCGTCGAGGCCACCCGTCTGATGGAGGAGTTCCAGAACACCTGCGACGTGCTCCAGGACACGGCGGACGCCTGA
- a CDS encoding SRPBCC family protein, producing MSQVEESIEVDVPVRAAYNQWTQFETFPEFMQGVERIEQRTDKLTHWVTKIDGVERTFDARITEQIPDERVAWTTVEGEAKQAGVVTFHRLDDSRTKVMLQMHYDPEGLAETVGDKLGFVKRQVTGDLGRFKKFIEKRGGAETGAWRGEV from the coding sequence GTGTCGCAAGTCGAAGAGTCCATCGAGGTCGACGTCCCGGTTCGCGCCGCGTACAACCAGTGGACCCAGTTCGAGACGTTCCCCGAGTTCATGCAAGGGGTGGAGCGGATCGAACAGCGCACCGACAAGCTCACCCACTGGGTGACGAAGATCGACGGCGTGGAGCGCACGTTCGACGCCAGGATCACCGAGCAGATCCCGGACGAGCGCGTGGCCTGGACCACGGTGGAGGGCGAGGCCAAGCAGGCCGGCGTCGTCACCTTCCACCGTCTGGACGACTCACGTACCAAGGTCATGCTGCAGATGCACTACGACCCCGAGGGTCTCGCCGAGACGGTCGGCGACAAGCTCGGCTTCGTCAAGCGCCAGGTCACCGGTGACCTGGGCCGGTTCAAGAAGTTCATCGAGAAGCGCGGCGGAGCGGAGACGGGCGCCTGGCGCGGCGAGGTGTGA
- a CDS encoding restriction endonuclease yields the protein MTVSSRPVRRTNRERRFDLRTTALFFVFVAILLVGGAALVRAAAHMVESRPLWIGSLAVVGLAAACLGGSRWRRFSAVRYARRAAEALEEAAERASESLEGTGMPAAAATVTAPVAPVYAGDGFAPEPAPGTEPTLVLDPEETTTVVVDPPVVYVDYTELDADAFEQAVADLCARDACQGVEVVGGACDLGADVVAVAPDGRRIVIQCKRYGEDNKVGSQDLQRFGGTCFTVHEADVAALVTTSEFTAPALEYAEQCGIVCVNGAELQAWCDGTGPSPWDLVVADA from the coding sequence ATGACCGTATCCTCGCGCCCGGTTCGGCGGACGAACCGCGAGCGGCGCTTCGATCTGCGCACGACCGCCCTGTTCTTCGTGTTCGTCGCGATCCTGCTCGTCGGCGGGGCGGCCCTGGTGCGCGCCGCGGCCCACATGGTCGAGAGCCGCCCGCTGTGGATCGGCTCGCTCGCCGTCGTGGGCCTTGCGGCCGCCTGCCTCGGCGGGTCCCGGTGGCGGCGCTTCTCAGCGGTGAGGTACGCGCGGCGCGCGGCCGAGGCGCTGGAGGAAGCGGCCGAGCGGGCGTCCGAGAGCCTGGAGGGCACGGGGATGCCGGCGGCCGCCGCGACGGTCACCGCTCCGGTGGCACCCGTCTACGCGGGGGACGGTTTCGCCCCGGAACCCGCCCCCGGCACGGAACCCACCCTCGTACTGGACCCGGAGGAGACCACGACCGTCGTCGTCGACCCGCCGGTCGTGTACGTCGACTACACCGAACTCGACGCCGACGCCTTCGAGCAGGCCGTGGCCGACCTCTGCGCCCGCGACGCGTGCCAGGGCGTGGAAGTCGTGGGCGGGGCCTGCGACTTGGGCGCGGACGTCGTGGCGGTGGCGCCGGACGGCCGCAGGATCGTCATCCAGTGCAAGCGCTACGGCGAGGACAACAAGGTCGGCTCGCAGGACCTGCAGCGCTTCGGGGGCACGTGCTTCACGGTCCACGAGGCGGATGTCGCCGCGCTGGTGACGACGAGCGAGTTCACCGCTCCCGCCCTGGAGTACGCGGAGCAGTGCGGCATAGTCTGCGTGAACGGCGCGGAGCTGCAGGCGTGGTGCGACGGTACGGGTCCGAGCCCGTGGGACCTGGTGGTCGCCGACGCCTGA
- a CDS encoding MMPL family transporter, which produces MFERMAELAIRRSRLVLVVAAVIVALMGVLGAGAFGKLLGGGFDDPASPSSRARNVIDEKLGGETNLVLLVRATDGRIDAPAARRDGESLIADLKKEPDLENVVSYWDTESPDLRSEDGREALVLARVKGHDAQQQENAKGVIDDYAGTYEDTLTVKAGGSAGVSHEMGPQTEKDLVLAETIAVPLILLLLLVVFGTVVSALLPLAVALIAIVGVFAELYVVGGVTDVSIFAINLTTALGLGLGVDYALLMISRFREQLAAGASVEDAVRRTMSTAGRTVAFSAATVAAALAALMVFPQYFLRSFGYSGVGVVVIAALASLFVMPALLNVLGHRVNKGRMPWAKRARTGTPAPAPGIRTSVWGRLARTAMRRPALTALPVLAVLLLAASPLLGITFGTADERVLPEDAESREVSVSLRENFRGNDAAALRVVIDENVNRAPLASYAARLSGLDGVARVETSTGTYADGRTGPGNPALGRPTAQQLNVVSTLTPKSDAAKDLVGKVRATAPPAGTHPLVGGGDAELVDSNDSIAGRLPLAVGLIVVTTFMLLFLFTGSVVQPLRALVLNAVSLGATIGVMTWIFQDGNLSGVLGFTAQPMETSMTVLMFCVAFGLSMDYEVFVTSRIKELHDLGEDNESAVTGGLGHTGGIVSAAAALIAVSFFAFGTAEISFMQLFGLGSGLAILIDAVAVRGILVPAAMRLLGRSAWYAPGPLRRFHARFGLSEDGPVPAAQQVAAKV; this is translated from the coding sequence GTGTTCGAACGCATGGCCGAGCTGGCGATCCGCCGGTCGCGGCTGGTACTCGTCGTCGCCGCAGTGATCGTGGCTCTCATGGGCGTCCTGGGAGCCGGTGCGTTCGGGAAGCTGCTGGGGGGCGGGTTCGACGATCCGGCCTCCCCGTCCTCCCGGGCCAGGAACGTCATCGACGAGAAGCTCGGCGGAGAGACGAACCTGGTACTCCTCGTCCGCGCCACCGACGGCAGGATCGACGCCCCCGCCGCACGGCGCGACGGCGAGTCGCTGATCGCGGACCTGAAGAAGGAGCCGGACCTGGAGAACGTCGTCTCGTACTGGGACACCGAAAGCCCCGACCTGCGCTCCGAGGACGGCCGCGAGGCCCTCGTGCTGGCCCGCGTCAAGGGCCACGACGCGCAGCAGCAGGAGAACGCCAAGGGCGTCATCGACGACTACGCGGGAACGTACGAGGACACGCTCACCGTCAAGGCGGGCGGCAGCGCCGGCGTGAGCCACGAGATGGGGCCGCAGACCGAGAAGGACCTCGTCCTCGCCGAGACCATAGCCGTCCCGCTCATCCTCCTGCTGCTCCTGGTCGTCTTCGGCACCGTCGTCTCCGCGCTGCTGCCGCTCGCCGTCGCGCTCATCGCCATCGTGGGGGTCTTCGCGGAACTGTACGTGGTCGGCGGAGTCACCGACGTCTCCATCTTCGCGATCAACCTGACCACGGCACTCGGCCTCGGACTCGGCGTGGACTACGCCTTGTTGATGATCAGCCGGTTCCGGGAACAGCTCGCGGCGGGAGCGAGCGTCGAGGACGCCGTCCGCAGGACGATGAGCACGGCGGGCCGCACCGTCGCGTTCTCCGCGGCGACCGTGGCCGCCGCCCTCGCCGCGCTCATGGTGTTCCCGCAGTACTTCCTCCGCTCGTTCGGCTACTCCGGCGTCGGCGTCGTCGTCATCGCGGCCCTCGCCTCCCTGTTCGTGATGCCCGCGCTGCTCAACGTCCTGGGGCACCGCGTGAACAAAGGGCGGATGCCGTGGGCGAAGCGGGCACGCACCGGGACCCCGGCACCGGCGCCGGGCATCCGGACGTCGGTGTGGGGCCGCCTCGCCCGCACCGCCATGCGCCGCCCCGCGCTCACCGCCCTGCCTGTGCTCGCGGTCCTGCTCCTCGCGGCGAGCCCGCTCCTCGGCATCACCTTCGGCACGGCCGACGAACGCGTCCTGCCCGAGGACGCCGAGAGCCGCGAGGTCTCCGTGTCGCTGCGGGAGAACTTCCGCGGAAACGACGCGGCGGCCCTGCGCGTCGTCATCGACGAGAACGTGAACAGGGCACCGCTGGCGTCGTACGCGGCACGCCTGTCCGGGCTCGACGGTGTCGCCCGCGTCGAGACCAGCACCGGCACCTACGCCGACGGCAGGACCGGCCCCGGAAACCCGGCCCTCGGCCGCCCCACGGCGCAGCAGCTCAACGTCGTCAGCACCCTGACGCCCAAGTCCGACGCGGCGAAGGACCTGGTCGGAAAAGTCAGGGCCACCGCTCCGCCCGCCGGGACACACCCGCTCGTCGGCGGCGGCGACGCCGAACTCGTCGACTCCAACGACTCCATCGCCGGCCGGCTTCCGCTCGCCGTGGGTCTCATCGTCGTCACCACGTTCATGCTGCTCTTCCTCTTCACCGGCAGCGTCGTGCAGCCACTGCGCGCCCTCGTCCTCAACGCGGTCAGCCTGGGCGCGACCATCGGCGTGATGACCTGGATCTTCCAGGACGGCAACCTCTCCGGGGTGCTCGGCTTCACCGCGCAGCCGATGGAGACGTCGATGACGGTGCTGATGTTCTGCGTCGCCTTCGGCCTCTCCATGGACTACGAGGTGTTCGTCACCAGCCGCATCAAAGAACTCCACGACCTCGGCGAGGACAACGAGTCCGCGGTCACGGGCGGCCTCGGGCACACCGGAGGCATCGTCAGCGCGGCGGCGGCCCTGATCGCGGTCAGCTTCTTCGCCTTCGGCACGGCCGAGATCAGCTTCATGCAGCTCTTCGGACTCGGCAGCGGTCTCGCCATCCTCATCGACGCGGTCGCCGTGCGTGGCATCCTCGTACCGGCCGCGATGCGGCTGCTCGGCCGCTCCGCCTGGTACGCGCCGGGGCCGCTGCGCCGGTTCCACGCGCGGTTCGGCCTGAGCGAGGACGGCCCGGTGCCCGCGGCGCAGCAGGTCGCGGCGAAGGTCTGA
- a CDS encoding TetR/AcrR family transcriptional regulator has translation MSTHEIPTPRPSLRERRRAVAVDEIVSTAEAHIAEHGPHALSLRAVARGLGMTVQALYHYFPSRDDLVTALVTKAYDDLADAVRAAAETAPDDPDVPGMVVAAEGYRRWAIDHPERFQLLYGAPLRHYHAPVDGPTTEANRRMSAVFERELFRGFTPEQLAAADTRSLSPAFLGHLARQAPPSGTALPPSATALLLSVWGYLHGMVALEVFGHTGFLGVHQGELYRMAMRNLYEDVRRRVPRQP, from the coding sequence ATGTCCACCCACGAAATCCCCACGCCCAGGCCGTCGTTGCGCGAGCGCCGACGTGCGGTCGCCGTCGACGAGATCGTGAGCACGGCCGAGGCGCACATCGCCGAACACGGCCCGCACGCCCTGTCGTTGCGCGCGGTGGCCCGCGGCCTCGGCATGACCGTGCAGGCGCTCTACCACTACTTCCCGAGCCGGGACGATCTCGTGACGGCCCTCGTCACGAAGGCGTACGACGACTTGGCGGACGCGGTGCGGGCCGCGGCGGAGACCGCGCCGGACGACCCGGACGTGCCGGGAATGGTCGTTGCCGCGGAGGGTTACCGGCGATGGGCGATCGACCATCCCGAGCGGTTCCAACTCCTCTACGGAGCACCGCTCAGGCACTACCACGCACCCGTCGACGGCCCCACGACGGAGGCGAACCGGCGGATGAGCGCGGTCTTCGAACGGGAGCTGTTCCGGGGGTTCACACCGGAGCAGCTGGCGGCGGCCGACACCCGGTCCCTGTCCCCCGCGTTCCTCGGCCACCTGGCTCGGCAGGCGCCCCCGAGCGGCACCGCCCTGCCGCCGTCGGCGACGGCCCTGCTGCTCAGCGTGTGGGGCTATCTGCACGGCATGGTCGCCCTGGAGGTGTTCGGGCACACCGGCTTCCTCGGCGTCCACCAGGGCGAGCTCTACCGCATGGCGATGCGGAACCTGTACGAGGACGTGCGACGGCGGGTCCCGCGGCAACCGTGA
- a CDS encoding catalase — MTDVSSMGSPADDSRPVLTDRQGHPIYDNQNQRTVGARGPATLENYHFLEKISHFDRERIPERVVHARGVTAFGYFEAYGKWGDEPISRYTRAKLFQESGKRTDVALRFSTVIGGRDSSEAARDPRGFAVKFYTEDGNWDLVGNNLGVFFIRDAVKFPDVIHALKPDPVSHEQKPARIFDFMSQTPESMHMLVNLFSPRGIPADYRHMQGFGVNTYKWVDAEGGTVLVKYHWMPKQGVRSMTEEDAANVQAGELGHATKDLYEAIRRGDYPEWELLVQVMEDGDHPELDFDPLDDTKTWPEQDFPPKAVGRMVLDRTVDDYFGENEQIAFGTGVLVDGLDFSDDKMLVGRTFSYSDTQRYRVGPNYLQLPVNRAKNATVRTNQRDGAMAYDNRAANENPEVNYEPSITGGLREGQYPTHDEQGPEVRGRLTRKRIPRTNDYLQAGQRYLLLEDWERDDLVHNFVTLISQCDRKVQERMVWHFLLVENDLGLRVGKGLGIGPDDVSHLEPLQGQTMTDEDRSRLVRLGNNPPRDVSGLTMTHCVPNERHVVKR; from the coding sequence ATGACGGACGTATCGAGCATGGGTTCACCCGCGGACGACTCCCGGCCGGTGCTCACCGACCGACAGGGTCACCCCATCTACGACAACCAGAACCAGCGCACGGTCGGCGCGCGAGGCCCGGCCACGCTGGAGAACTACCACTTCCTGGAGAAGATCAGCCACTTCGACCGCGAGCGCATCCCGGAGCGCGTCGTCCACGCCCGGGGCGTCACCGCCTTCGGATACTTCGAGGCGTACGGGAAGTGGGGCGACGAACCCATCAGCCGCTACACCCGGGCCAAGCTGTTCCAGGAGAGCGGCAAGCGCACCGACGTCGCCCTGCGCTTCTCCACCGTCATCGGAGGCCGCGACTCCTCCGAGGCCGCCCGCGACCCGCGCGGTTTCGCCGTGAAGTTCTACACGGAGGACGGCAACTGGGACCTGGTCGGCAACAACCTCGGTGTCTTCTTCATCCGGGACGCCGTGAAGTTCCCCGACGTCATCCACGCGCTGAAGCCCGACCCGGTCTCGCACGAGCAGAAGCCCGCCCGGATCTTCGACTTCATGTCGCAGACCCCGGAGAGCATGCACATGCTGGTCAACCTGTTCAGCCCCCGCGGCATCCCCGCCGACTACCGGCACATGCAGGGCTTCGGTGTGAACACCTACAAGTGGGTCGACGCCGAGGGGGGCACCGTCCTCGTCAAGTACCACTGGATGCCCAAGCAGGGCGTGCGCAGCATGACCGAGGAGGACGCGGCGAACGTGCAGGCCGGCGAGCTCGGCCATGCCACCAAGGACCTGTACGAGGCGATCCGCCGGGGCGACTACCCCGAGTGGGAGCTGCTCGTGCAGGTCATGGAGGACGGCGACCACCCGGAGCTCGACTTCGACCCGCTGGACGACACCAAGACCTGGCCGGAGCAGGACTTCCCGCCCAAGGCCGTCGGCCGCATGGTCCTCGACCGCACGGTCGACGACTACTTCGGCGAGAACGAGCAGATCGCGTTCGGCACCGGCGTCCTGGTCGACGGCCTCGACTTCTCCGACGACAAGATGCTGGTAGGGCGGACCTTCTCGTACAGCGACACCCAGCGCTACCGCGTCGGCCCGAACTATCTGCAGCTGCCGGTGAACCGGGCCAAGAACGCGACCGTGCGCACCAACCAGCGCGACGGTGCGATGGCGTACGACAACCGCGCGGCGAACGAGAACCCCGAGGTCAACTACGAGCCGTCGATCACGGGCGGCCTGCGCGAGGGCCAGTACCCCACGCACGACGAGCAGGGCCCCGAGGTCCGCGGCCGGCTCACCCGCAAGCGCATCCCGCGCACCAACGACTACCTCCAGGCCGGACAGCGCTATCTGCTCCTGGAGGACTGGGAGCGCGACGACCTCGTGCACAACTTCGTGACCCTCATCTCCCAGTGCGACCGGAAGGTGCAGGAGCGCATGGTCTGGCACTTCCTGCTGGTCGAGAACGACCTCGGGCTGCGCGTCGGCAAGGGGCTCGGCATCGGCCCCGACGACGTGTCCCACCTCGAACCGCTGCAGGGCCAGACCATGACGGACGAGGACCGCAGCCGCCTCGTACGGCTGGGGAACAACCCGCCGCGCGACGTCTCCGGCCTGACGATGACGCACTGCGTCCCGAACGAACGCCACGTGGTCAAACGCTGA
- a CDS encoding DUF4383 domain-containing protein — translation MTTHTRATRDARSPVQQAALLVGAVFLLVGVLGFVPGVTTDYDTMEFASHDSGAELLGIFQISVLHNLVHLAFGVAGLVMARTASAARTYLMAGGAVYLVLWLYGLFVGHHSSANFVPLNNADDWLHFALGIGMIALGALLTRRPATTTART, via the coding sequence ATGACTACGCACACCCGTGCGACGCGCGACGCCCGGTCCCCGGTCCAGCAGGCCGCCCTGCTGGTCGGAGCCGTGTTCCTGCTGGTGGGGGTGCTCGGCTTTGTCCCGGGCGTCACCACGGACTACGACACCATGGAGTTCGCCTCGCACGACTCCGGTGCCGAGCTGCTCGGAATCTTCCAGATCTCCGTCCTGCACAACCTCGTCCACCTGGCGTTCGGCGTCGCGGGTCTGGTGATGGCCCGGACCGCTTCCGCCGCCCGCACCTATCTGATGGCCGGAGGAGCCGTCTATCTCGTGCTGTGGCTGTACGGCCTGTTCGTCGGCCACCACAGCAGTGCCAACTTCGTGCCGCTGAACAACGCGGACGACTGGCTGCACTTCGCCCTCGGCATCGGCATGATCGCCCTGGGCGCGCTGCTGACCCGCCGCCCCGCCACCACCACGGCACGGACGTGA
- a CDS encoding DUF1360 domain-containing protein — protein MAAFGAYTAAWGAAVRLRKAPLPERPEPWDVLFAAAATFRLGRLLSKGSVTSPLRAPFTRYEEASGPAEVSESPRGNGVRATVGELVTCPFCLSVWLTATATGAALLWPRATRTVTGGLSVLAAADAMQLGYDCLAQKNGE, from the coding sequence GTGGCCGCGTTCGGCGCGTACACGGCGGCCTGGGGTGCGGCCGTCCGGCTCCGGAAAGCCCCTCTCCCGGAGCGCCCCGAGCCCTGGGACGTGCTGTTCGCGGCGGCGGCCACCTTCCGGCTCGGCCGGCTCCTCAGCAAGGGGTCGGTGACGAGCCCGCTGCGGGCGCCGTTCACCCGCTACGAGGAGGCGTCCGGGCCCGCCGAGGTGAGCGAGAGCCCTCGCGGAAACGGCGTGCGGGCGACCGTGGGCGAGCTCGTCACCTGCCCGTTCTGCCTGAGCGTCTGGCTGACCGCCACCGCCACCGGGGCCGCCCTGCTGTGGCCGAGGGCCACGCGCACGGTGACGGGCGGCCTTTCCGTGCTGGCTGCTGCCGACGCGATGCAGCTCGGTTACGACTGCCTGGCGCAGAAGAACGGCGAGTAG
- a CDS encoding PQQ-dependent sugar dehydrogenase yields the protein MNVRTRSSAIIGALCLVTSVAFTSASASPREDAAKVALTKVATAKNPSAGTAGPGGAVWIAERAGTVRVLGKQGLGEPVLDISAETTTDGERGLLGIAFANDFKHFYISYTDLEGTSTIDEFAVRKGKLRPETRRTVLTQTQPYANHNGGDIKFGRDGYLYIAFGDGGSGGDPHGNGQNLDTLLGKLLRIDPRGGKPYAIPKDNPFVGDPKAKDEIWAYGLRNPWRFSFDKGTGDLFIGDVGQSAWEEIDRAPAAGKGGENYGWSQMEGTHPFRDGTEPANHVPPVHEYDRTGLGCSVTGGFVYRGKAIPGLRGQYLFSDYCDGTVRALKLKDGKVTGVSDLGVNGGEVVSFVQGGNGELYVLDLGGPVSRIDPAA from the coding sequence GTGAACGTTCGCACCAGAAGCTCTGCGATCATCGGCGCTCTCTGCCTCGTCACGTCCGTCGCCTTCACCTCGGCGTCCGCCTCCCCCCGCGAAGACGCGGCGAAGGTCGCGCTCACCAAGGTGGCCACGGCCAAGAACCCGTCCGCAGGCACCGCGGGTCCCGGCGGCGCCGTCTGGATCGCCGAACGCGCGGGAACCGTACGCGTGTTGGGCAAGCAGGGGCTCGGTGAGCCCGTGCTCGACATCTCCGCCGAGACCACCACTGACGGCGAACGCGGCCTGCTCGGCATCGCGTTCGCCAACGACTTCAAGCACTTCTACATCTCGTACACGGACCTCGAAGGCACCAGCACCATCGACGAGTTCGCCGTGCGCAAGGGCAAGCTGCGGCCGGAGACCCGGCGCACCGTCCTGACACAGACGCAGCCGTACGCGAACCACAACGGCGGCGACATCAAGTTCGGCCGCGACGGCTACCTCTACATCGCGTTCGGCGACGGCGGCTCAGGCGGCGACCCGCACGGCAACGGGCAGAACCTCGACACGCTCCTCGGCAAGCTGCTGCGGATCGACCCGCGGGGCGGCAAGCCGTACGCGATCCCGAAGGACAACCCGTTCGTCGGCGACCCGAAGGCGAAGGACGAGATCTGGGCGTACGGACTGCGCAACCCGTGGCGGTTCTCCTTCGACAAGGGCACCGGCGACCTGTTCATCGGTGACGTCGGGCAGAGCGCCTGGGAGGAGATCGACCGGGCGCCCGCGGCCGGCAAGGGCGGTGAGAACTACGGCTGGTCGCAGATGGAGGGCACCCACCCCTTCCGTGACGGCACCGAGCCCGCCAACCATGTGCCGCCCGTCCACGAGTACGACCGCACCGGCCTCGGCTGCTCCGTGACCGGCGGGTTCGTGTACCGGGGGAAGGCGATCCCCGGGCTCAGGGGCCAGTACCTGTTCAGCGACTACTGCGACGGCACCGTCCGCGCCCTGAAGCTGAAGGACGGCAAGGTGACCGGGGTGAGCGATCTGGGCGTCAACGGCGGCGAGGTCGTCTCGTTCGTCCAGGGCGGAAACGGCGAGCTGTACGTGCTCGACCTGGGCGGCCCGGTGTCCCGCATCGACCCCGCGGCGTAA
- a CDS encoding M15 family metallopeptidase: protein MITLRARAFLALTVPAALLLTALGPPSAAADTQREPALDTREPALDARVSAVSARDLGRSWHPGCPVAPSGLRLIRMNHWGFDGRVHAGELVVRERAVRPMLYVFGRAFDARFPVRRMRTMAAYGGSDVAAMKADNTSAFNCRAVTGDPSRLSQHSYGDAVDINTLENPYVDRNGRVYPAAGVAYLDRRRTSKGMIKNGDVITTAMREVGWQWGGRWPAPDYQHFSANGR from the coding sequence GTGATCACGCTTCGAGCCCGTGCGTTCCTCGCACTCACCGTTCCGGCCGCACTTCTCCTCACCGCCCTCGGCCCGCCGTCCGCCGCGGCGGACACGCAGCGGGAGCCCGCGTTGGACACACGGGAGCCCGCCCTGGACGCGCGGGTCAGCGCCGTCTCGGCGCGCGACCTCGGCCGCAGCTGGCATCCGGGGTGCCCCGTCGCGCCCTCCGGCCTGCGCCTCATCCGCATGAACCACTGGGGCTTCGACGGCCGCGTCCACGCCGGTGAGCTCGTCGTGCGCGAGCGGGCCGTGCGGCCGATGCTGTACGTCTTCGGCCGGGCGTTCGACGCCCGGTTCCCCGTCCGCCGGATGCGGACCATGGCGGCGTACGGCGGCAGCGACGTCGCGGCGATGAAGGCGGACAACACCTCGGCGTTCAACTGCCGTGCCGTCACCGGCGATCCGTCGCGCCTGTCGCAGCACTCGTACGGGGACGCGGTGGACATCAACACGCTGGAGAACCCGTACGTGGACAGGAACGGGCGCGTCTACCCCGCGGCGGGCGTCGCCTATCTGGACAGGCGACGCACCTCCAAGGGCATGATCAAGAACGGTGACGTCATCACGACGGCGATGCGCGAGGTGGGCTGGCAGTGGGGTGGGCGCTGGCCCGCACCGGACTACCAGCACTTCTCGGCCAACGGACGGTGA